The following are from one region of the Nitrospinota bacterium genome:
- the dnaG gene encoding DNA primase: MALNYSRDVIDRVRESNDIVEVISSHLSLRKSGANFVALCPFHQEKSPSFSVNRSKQIFHCFGCGEGGNVISFVMKFENLTFVEALKELAERGGVQLPSASTGPSEDYSRLYDVNREAAAFFHQQLKEASGSSTVREYVKRRSISDEMLEKFGIGYAPDSWDSLLHHLESKRFSPAEIEKGGLAKRSSKGNLIDTFRQRLIFPILDEKGRVVAFGGRSLGDDGKGPKYLNSPESPIYRKGRLLFGLSRSAEFIRKSKRVLIVEGYMDLLALAQGGILEVVATAGTAFTGYHCRLLKRYAEEMIMVFDGDEAGKKAAERSTITAMENDIRPKVVLLPEGKDPDDIIRDGGAESFNKTLAEAKPYLSYIIDLACRKHDISTPEGKADAIRSLIPELSKISDPIVRAGAVEALSSKTKIPVSRIELSLPRMGKEYTKSEKKSSKGEEDIRSAPPLEKIIIRIMLDHPEIIGGLAEKLKPEDFNSAACRGVFGALSDLALKGGVEVGDLAEQAGDGQFSSHIRSLLLEDSLYEEGSWGKNVEDFMKYLERKNRGKHVTRMVEAAKKQSREEYLNREKDLRNLH; the protein is encoded by the coding sequence GTGGCGCTGAATTATTCGCGTGATGTTATTGACCGTGTCAGGGAGAGCAATGACATCGTTGAGGTCATATCTTCGCACCTGTCATTAAGGAAAAGCGGGGCGAATTTCGTGGCCCTCTGTCCGTTCCATCAGGAGAAAAGCCCCTCATTCAGCGTAAACAGGTCGAAGCAGATATTTCACTGTTTCGGCTGCGGAGAAGGGGGAAACGTGATCTCCTTCGTAATGAAATTCGAGAATCTCACTTTCGTTGAAGCATTAAAAGAGCTTGCCGAAAGGGGCGGGGTTCAGCTCCCTTCGGCATCGACCGGACCTTCGGAAGATTATTCCCGTCTGTACGATGTCAACCGCGAGGCCGCCGCCTTTTTCCACCAACAGCTGAAAGAGGCATCAGGCAGCAGTACCGTGCGGGAATATGTAAAGCGACGCTCCATATCGGACGAAATGTTGGAAAAATTTGGCATCGGCTACGCCCCCGACAGCTGGGATTCCCTCCTTCACCATCTAGAGTCGAAAAGGTTTTCCCCTGCCGAGATAGAAAAAGGGGGGCTGGCCAAAAGAAGTTCAAAGGGGAACCTTATAGATACTTTCCGACAACGCCTTATATTTCCGATACTTGATGAAAAGGGGAGGGTGGTAGCCTTTGGGGGGCGTTCACTTGGAGATGACGGAAAAGGGCCGAAATATCTCAATTCCCCGGAATCCCCAATTTACCGAAAAGGGAGGCTTCTGTTCGGTCTTAGCAGGTCGGCTGAATTTATCAGAAAGAGCAAACGGGTATTAATAGTCGAGGGATACATGGATCTCCTTGCCCTGGCGCAGGGGGGTATTCTGGAAGTGGTTGCCACTGCTGGAACCGCTTTTACGGGCTACCATTGCCGTCTGCTAAAGAGGTACGCGGAAGAGATGATAATGGTCTTCGACGGCGACGAAGCGGGCAAAAAGGCGGCGGAGCGTTCAACCATAACCGCGATGGAAAACGATATCAGGCCGAAGGTAGTTCTTCTGCCGGAGGGAAAGGACCCGGACGATATCATCAGGGATGGCGGAGCGGAAAGCTTTAATAAGACCCTGGCCGAGGCGAAGCCGTATCTCAGCTACATTATCGATCTGGCATGCAGGAAACATGATATTTCAACACCCGAAGGGAAGGCGGATGCGATCCGCTCCCTCATACCGGAGTTGTCCAAGATCAGCGATCCGATAGTAAGGGCTGGCGCTGTGGAAGCGCTTTCGTCAAAGACAAAGATTCCGGTTTCAAGGATCGAGCTGAGCCTTCCGAGAATGGGGAAGGAGTACACCAAGAGCGAAAAAAAATCTTCAAAAGGGGAGGAAGATATTCGGTCGGCTCCCCCTCTTGAAAAGATCATCATCAGGATAATGCTCGACCATCCCGAGATAATCGGTGGTCTAGCCGAGAAGTTAAAGCCGGAGGACTTCAATTCGGCCGCTTGCCGGGGGGTTTTTGGCGCCTTGTCGGATTTGGCCCTAAAAGGGGGGGTGGAAGTCGGGGACCTGGCTGAACAGGCAGGTGACGGGCAGTTTTCAAGCCATATCAGATCCCTGTTGCTTGAAGATTCGCTCTATGAGGAAGGTTCATGGGGGAAAAACGTAGAGGATTTCATGAAGTATCTAGAAAGGAAAAACAGGGGAAAACATGTAACAAGGATGGTGGAAGCGGCCAAAAAACAGAGTCGTGAAGAATATTTGAATCGTGAAAAAGATTTACGGAATCTACATTAG
- a CDS encoding GatB/YqeY domain-containing protein, with protein sequence MSLRSTLDEDLKKAMKGGDRLVSDAIRMVKSEMKTREVAKGASGELDDNAIIDVISTLIKKGKESVRLYEEGGRQELADKEKAEIAALSRYLPAQLSEDEVREKVKSVIAKLGNVDIKAMGQVMKSVMAEVGKSADGSLVSRLVKETLSK encoded by the coding sequence TTGTCGCTAAGAAGCACGCTGGACGAAGATTTAAAAAAGGCCATGAAGGGAGGGGACAGGCTTGTCTCCGACGCGATACGAATGGTCAAATCCGAGATGAAAACCCGCGAAGTTGCCAAGGGCGCCAGCGGTGAACTGGACGACAACGCGATAATTGATGTCATAAGCACCCTCATTAAAAAGGGGAAAGAGTCGGTTCGCCTATATGAAGAGGGTGGACGTCAGGAATTGGCCGACAAGGAGAAGGCCGAAATAGCGGCATTGTCCAGATATCTTCCGGCTCAGTTATCGGAAGATGAGGTCCGGGAGAAGGTAAAATCGGTTATCGCAAAACTTGGCAATGTCGATATCAAGGCGATGGGGCAGGTAATGAAATCGGTGATGGCGGAGGTCGGCAAAAGCGCGGACGGATCGCTCGTCAGCAGGCTCGTTAAAGAAACTTTAAGCAAGTAA
- the rpsU gene encoding 30S ribosomal protein S21, whose product MPGIKVRSEEPFEIALKRFKKQCEKIGILSEIRKRERYEKPSVRKKKKILAARKKKLGQF is encoded by the coding sequence TTGCCAGGAATCAAGGTAAGGTCTGAAGAGCCGTTTGAAATCGCGCTGAAACGTTTTAAAAAACAGTGTGAGAAGATCGGAATTCTATCGGAAATACGCAAGAGGGAAAGATATGAAAAGCCTTCTGTTCGCAAGAAGAAAAAGATACTTGCGGCCAGAAAGAAAAAGCTTGGACAATTTTAA
- a CDS encoding DUF2867 domain-containing protein: MEYSERISDLKPLFNNADHIDIKKIEGTVSLDHFIASMLSYMPWWLRFLYRLRAYLVRLLGMRQGKIEFEKALQPEDISFKKGKKAFFFTVKEAKEDSWWFAEATDKHLTAYLGAVAEPLGGENKRFHVITIVHYRHWTGPVYFNIIRPFHHLVVSAMARAGIKNNP, from the coding sequence ATGGAATACAGCGAAAGAATTAGCGATTTAAAACCATTATTCAATAATGCAGATCATATTGACATAAAAAAAATCGAGGGAACAGTCTCCTTGGACCATTTTATCGCTTCAATGCTCAGCTATATGCCTTGGTGGCTGAGATTTCTATACCGTCTTCGTGCGTACCTTGTCAGGCTACTTGGAATGAGACAGGGGAAAATAGAATTCGAAAAAGCGCTTCAGCCCGAAGACATTTCCTTCAAAAAAGGGAAGAAGGCATTCTTTTTCACCGTTAAAGAAGCGAAAGAGGATTCATGGTGGTTCGCAGAAGCTACAGACAAACATCTCACCGCCTATCTCGGCGCTGTAGCCGAACCGCTCGGCGGAGAAAATAAACGCTTTCACGTTATTACAATCGTGCATTACAGGCATTGGACCGGGCCGGTCTATTTCAACATAATCCGCCCGTTCCACCATCTTGTTGTCTCCGCCATGGCCCGCGCGGGTATTAAGAACAATCCCTAG
- the fliO gene encoding flagellar biosynthetic protein FliO, producing MKKVLVSILLGFLFMVIGNSAEAIEGNKFENFSANAVGDDFRLEFTFENTPASQIKIMDKSAQIELKGAYVMPAKMTYELNKAGVKEVFIYQYDRETMRIRIFPQESMDILKKAISFVTEKGKITANINTNVAGIKPISETYKEITASTTGKSVKIPDAVAKAPVPLLKDNSAALIGDGLPEPVIEEPAKEAISDKQTADPSSPADGLFSKVKGDARISDDQSLDFLNYKDPAAPEDVPSMGNALLKVGSALLIVLSLIFIIAFLAKKYLNVAEGKLGGKRDIKIISSQYIGVKKQVTMVEVAGEILVLGVTSQSISILARYNDPEKIEQIKLENRLPKKPIGVAKKIPGMNWGVGSKKKPARKFDQEIENVSKKMDEDEITRAINSKDKLISSVAEEIAAKMKEMKKNRSAGSMTEAMA from the coding sequence ATGAAAAAAGTATTAGTTTCGATTTTGTTGGGCTTCCTTTTCATGGTCATCGGAAACAGCGCTGAGGCGATAGAGGGGAACAAATTTGAAAACTTCTCAGCCAACGCCGTTGGAGATGATTTCCGCCTCGAATTCACCTTTGAGAATACACCTGCTTCACAGATCAAAATAATGGACAAATCGGCGCAAATAGAGCTTAAAGGGGCCTATGTAATGCCCGCAAAGATGACTTATGAGCTGAATAAGGCCGGGGTCAAAGAGGTTTTCATTTACCAGTACGACAGGGAGACAATGCGCATCCGCATATTCCCCCAGGAGTCGATGGATATCCTGAAAAAGGCGATCTCATTCGTAACTGAAAAGGGGAAGATCACCGCAAATATCAATACAAACGTCGCCGGGATAAAACCTATAAGCGAAACATATAAAGAGATAACAGCGTCAACAACCGGGAAAAGCGTCAAAATACCCGACGCGGTCGCAAAGGCCCCTGTCCCGCTTCTCAAGGATAATTCTGCGGCATTAATAGGAGATGGATTGCCCGAACCTGTAATAGAGGAACCTGCAAAAGAGGCAATCTCTGACAAACAAACTGCCGACCCTTCATCACCCGCAGACGGACTCTTTTCGAAGGTAAAGGGTGATGCGAGGATCTCGGATGACCAGAGCCTTGATTTCCTGAACTACAAGGATCCTGCCGCGCCTGAGGATGTTCCCTCAATGGGGAACGCGCTTCTGAAGGTCGGCAGCGCGCTACTCATAGTGCTGTCGCTCATTTTCATCATAGCTTTCCTGGCAAAAAAGTACCTGAACGTCGCTGAAGGGAAGCTTGGCGGAAAGCGGGATATTAAGATAATTTCCAGCCAGTATATCGGCGTTAAAAAGCAGGTAACAATGGTTGAGGTTGCCGGAGAGATACTTGTCCTCGGTGTCACCAGCCAGAGCATCAGCATCCTGGCACGCTACAACGACCCTGAAAAGATAGAGCAGATAAAGCTTGAAAACCGGTTGCCGAAAAAGCCGATCGGAGTGGCGAAGAAGATACCCGGCATGAACTGGGGGGTAGGCTCCAAGAAAAAGCCCGCCAGGAAATTCGACCAGGAGATAGAGAACGTAAGCAAGAAGATGGACGAGGACGAGATCACAAGGGCGATAAACAGCAAGGACAAGCTCATCTCAAGCGTTGCCGAGGAGATCGCCGCGAAGATGAAAGAGATGAAAAAGAACAGAAGCGCCGGATCGATGACAGAGGCGATGGCATAA
- the fliP gene encoding flagellar type III secretion system pore protein FliP (The bacterial flagellar biogenesis protein FliP forms a type III secretion system (T3SS)-type pore required for flagellar assembly.), whose protein sequence is MKTKIIRFLLILLPLILLSSMAAEAAGMPTINIGVSDSNEPGQVATSMKILFLLTILSLAPAILIMVTSFARIVIVLSFLRQAMGTQQMPPNQLLIGLALFLTFFIMAPVFTKINNEAIQPYFSNQISQDEAIRLGSAPLRKFMLSQTREKDLAMFVNLSKEERPRTINDVGTHLVVPAFILSELKTAFTIGFMIYVPFLVLDMVIASVLMSMGMMMLPPVMISLPFKLMLFVLVDGWYLVVGSLVRSFG, encoded by the coding sequence ATGAAAACGAAGATAATCCGATTTTTGCTTATCCTTCTCCCCCTCATACTCCTGTCGAGTATGGCGGCGGAAGCGGCCGGCATGCCGACGATAAATATTGGCGTCTCGGATTCCAACGAGCCTGGGCAGGTGGCAACTTCGATGAAGATACTATTTCTTCTCACCATACTCTCCCTTGCGCCCGCAATACTTATCATGGTCACCTCGTTCGCAAGGATAGTCATCGTGCTCTCATTTCTGAGGCAGGCTATGGGAACCCAGCAAATGCCCCCGAACCAGCTCCTGATAGGGCTTGCGCTCTTCCTCACCTTCTTCATCATGGCGCCTGTATTCACCAAGATAAACAACGAGGCGATCCAGCCCTACTTCAGCAACCAGATAAGCCAGGACGAAGCGATAAGGCTCGGCTCCGCCCCGCTTAGAAAGTTCATGCTCTCCCAGACGAGGGAGAAAGACCTTGCGATGTTCGTAAACCTTTCCAAGGAGGAGAGACCGAGAACGATAAACGATGTAGGCACACACCTAGTGGTTCCCGCGTTCATTTTGAGCGAACTTAAAACGGCATTCACCATCGGATTCATGATCTATGTCCCGTTCCTTGTGCTGGACATGGTAATCGCCTCGGTGCTTATGAGCATGGGTATGATGATGTTGCCGCCTGTAATGATCTCACTCCCGTTCAAGCTTATGCTGTTCGTCCTCGTGGACGGATGGTATCTGGTTGTCGGGTCACTTGTAAGAAGCTTCGGATAG
- the fliQ gene encoding flagellar biosynthesis protein FliQ, with protein MTPEYVVDFARRAMEVTIMVSAPMLGFGLIIGLAVSIFQAVTSIQEMTLTFIPKIIGVMIAIIVFLPWMMQIMISFTSGIFLSIPTAIR; from the coding sequence ATGACCCCTGAATATGTAGTTGATTTTGCCAGAAGAGCGATGGAAGTCACCATAATGGTATCGGCGCCTATGCTCGGATTCGGTCTTATCATAGGGCTCGCCGTGTCCATATTCCAGGCGGTCACCTCCATTCAGGAGATGACGCTTACATTCATCCCAAAAATCATCGGCGTCATGATAGCCATTATCGTATTCCTCCCCTGGATGATGCAGATAATGATCTCGTTCACATCCGGGATATTCCTCAGCATACCGACAGCTATCAGATGA
- the fliR gene encoding flagellar biosynthetic protein FliR gives MNLFNFDIPAFLQFVMVFVRISAVVYSIPIIGSQTVPKTAKIGLAAAIAFIAFSSIKLQPVDLSMPIMKLILMLLGEVAIGLTIGFAAQLIFTAVQLAGSVIGFQMGFAIVNVMDPATQEQVSITAQFQNIMALLIFLAIDGHHMLINASVRSFEMIPLLGFNPSSGIVEIMLLLTKNVFISAIKIAAPIMAALFLLNVALGLVARTVPQMNVFIIGFPLQIAVGLFMIGATAPIFGLLFKNDFMELEHSLHAIFRLLA, from the coding sequence ATGAACCTCTTCAATTTCGATATACCGGCTTTCCTGCAGTTCGTAATGGTATTCGTCAGGATAAGCGCCGTTGTATATTCGATCCCGATCATCGGCTCTCAAACGGTCCCTAAAACAGCGAAGATCGGCCTCGCCGCCGCAATTGCGTTCATCGCATTCAGCTCCATAAAACTTCAGCCGGTAGACCTTTCAATGCCGATTATGAAACTCATACTAATGCTTCTTGGCGAAGTAGCCATCGGCCTGACCATAGGATTCGCGGCACAGCTCATATTTACCGCCGTTCAGCTCGCAGGTTCCGTGATAGGTTTTCAGATGGGCTTCGCGATCGTTAACGTTATGGACCCCGCCACCCAGGAGCAGGTATCTATCACCGCGCAGTTCCAGAACATCATGGCTCTCCTCATATTCCTCGCTATAGACGGCCACCACATGCTTATTAACGCGTCCGTAAGAAGCTTCGAGATGATCCCGTTACTCGGTTTCAATCCCTCCTCCGGGATAGTAGAGATAATGCTTCTCCTTACAAAAAACGTATTTATCTCTGCCATTAAAATTGCCGCTCCGATAATGGCGGCGCTATTCCTTCTCAACGTTGCTCTCGGCCTGGTGGCTAGAACCGTTCCGCAGATGAACGTGTTTATCATCGGCTTCCCTCTACAGATTGCGGTCGGTCTTTTCATGATAGGGGCTACCGCGCCGATATTCGGATTGCTTTTTAAGAACGATTTCATGGAGCTGGAACACAGCCTGCACGCGATCTTTAGGCTTTTAGCATAG